A portion of the Geobacter sp. genome contains these proteins:
- a CDS encoding DUF485 domain-containing protein: MAERQYDWGAIARNPKFVELHRKKTVFLFGWWIF, from the coding sequence ATGGCAGAAAGGCAGTATGACTGGGGGGCAATCGCCCGAAACCCGAAGTTTGTCGAACTGCACCGCAAGAAGACGGTGTTCCTGTTCGGCTGGTGGATCTTCT